From Segatella copri, the proteins below share one genomic window:
- a CDS encoding fimbrillin family protein, with amino-acid sequence MKIINKYILVAAASLSVVACSQDDGLSNSYLKDSDAVHITAQVGSNEATGGFISRSNPLGSEVEQAKFNEGDAISVVADNQDAVIYSYDGTSWSPKEKGLHLVWNSNEMNFKAFYPANANDASFTDFTLPTAYNSLADLALGDYMTFSGSRKRSSDNDGVNLEMERKMVRIVVGLRDVNVWGDTMDEGLELTEVTIHPNTNGYSNGEVVPADSKDVSVKAYKHTDGKFYALITPTMPVSDMYNYLLFMTVKVAKPDGTGEQEFEVRRIPHTGTEAGSSYEYFLKIGKDELVVDKITVSDWKTGEAIPGGEALDDVSFVKKTIADALAANKTDIELTLNSYNNSSELSAAIRDALKTTTDGSVNLTLKGITSFQTGLDNFINHCNKLKSITLPDATEFSMWAFASCDKLEEIYAPNVSVLGCQVFKGCKGLKKIALGALTNVNLGDDSEAFFGLNTENVDLVLSESQKQMENRNNWYSTEEDYKSTDDYTKNIFLGRQFKSVTLQ; translated from the coding sequence ATGAAAATTATAAATAAATACATATTGGTGGCTGCAGCTTCTCTATCTGTTGTTGCGTGTAGCCAAGATGATGGCTTGTCAAATAGCTATCTTAAAGATTCGGATGCTGTTCACATTACAGCCCAAGTGGGAAGTAATGAAGCTACAGGTGGCTTTATTTCTCGCTCCAATCCATTGGGTAGTGAAGTTGAGCAAGCAAAGTTTAATGAAGGCGATGCCATTTCTGTTGTTGCAGATAACCAAGATGCCGTTATTTATTCTTATGATGGTACCAGTTGGAGTCCAAAAGAAAAAGGTCTGCACTTAGTTTGGAATAGTAACGAGATGAATTTTAAGGCTTTTTATCCTGCAAATGCTAATGATGCTTCTTTTACAGACTTCACACTACCTACTGCATACAATAGCTTAGCGGACTTGGCTTTGGGTGATTATATGACATTTAGTGGTAGCCGCAAGCGTAGTTCCGATAATGATGGCGTGAACTTGGAAATGGAGCGCAAAATGGTGCGCATCGTTGTCGGCCTAAGAGATGTTAATGTTTGGGGAGACACGATGGATGAAGGGTTGGAACTGACAGAAGTAACAATCCATCCTAATACAAATGGATATTCCAATGGTGAAGTTGTTCCCGCTGATTCAAAAGATGTTAGTGTGAAAGCGTACAAACACACTGATGGTAAGTTTTATGCGCTTATTACTCCGACAATGCCAGTGTCGGATATGTATAATTATTTGCTTTTCATGACAGTAAAGGTGGCAAAGCCTGATGGCACAGGTGAGCAAGAATTTGAAGTTAGGCGCATTCCACATACAGGTACAGAAGCTGGTAGTAGCTACGAGTACTTTTTAAAGATTGGTAAGGACGAACTTGTTGTAGATAAAATTACAGTATCTGATTGGAAAACTGGTGAAGCGATTCCTGGTGGCGAGGCTTTAGACGATGTGTCGTTTGTTAAAAAGACGATTGCAGATGCTTTGGCTGCAAATAAAACTGATATAGAATTAACATTGAATAGTTACAACAATAGTAGCGAGCTATCTGCTGCGATTAGAGATGCTCTAAAAACAACCACTGATGGAAGTGTCAATTTAACACTGAAGGGTATTACTTCCTTCCAAACAGGCTTAGATAATTTTATTAATCATTGTAATAAGTTGAAGTCAATTACTTTACCAGATGCTACAGAATTTAGCATGTGGGCATTTGCATCTTGTGATAAGTTGGAGGAAATATATGCTCCAAACGTATCAGTGCTAGGATGTCAAGTTTTTAAGGGTTGTAAAGGATTGAAGAAGATTGCATTGGGAGCTCTTACAAATGTGAATTTGGGGGATGATAGCGAAGCCTTTTTTGGTTTGAATACAGAAAATGTTGATTTGGTCTTGTCTGAATCGCAGAAACAGATGGAGAATCGAAATAATTGGTACTCTACCGAGGAGGATTATAAGTCTACTGATGATTATACGAAAAATATTTTTTTGGGAAGACAATTCAAGTCTGTGACTTTACAGTAA
- a CDS encoding fimbrillin family protein, producing the protein MKINKILVAAAMALGFVSCSSEGELTPAIDTLKDTPLQINASVAGMKTRAGYDANSVPNQFYLKIRQGLKEQKKYWYDVVMKLENGQWVAYNAENKTETVQLLRAGYNITCDLYSTTFPGYELDESGNQIKSIELEVLADQSLDASVKASDHLYALNKDKNMEVKAIELKLEHQMSKLSLELTLGSQYEEEQNPVKDMQIVGTKRKVKWSDGHSFVSDDASAEPIIPYLAGYTKPTDDSPKAKVCYEVILAPQTVEAGNFGVEFNVLGKTYRWYSDAAVKLKEGTQYTLQLTAGKDQANLVEVTSKAWNTKHKNENNEKVDNKSDIETF; encoded by the coding sequence ATGAAGATAAATAAAATATTAGTGGCAGCAGCAATGGCTCTTGGATTCGTTAGCTGCTCAAGTGAAGGAGAATTGACTCCTGCTATAGATACATTGAAAGATACTCCGTTGCAGATTAATGCATCTGTAGCAGGTATGAAAACACGTGCAGGATATGATGCTAATAGCGTACCTAACCAATTCTATCTTAAGATAAGACAGGGGCTTAAAGAGCAAAAAAAATATTGGTATGATGTTGTCATGAAACTGGAAAATGGCCAATGGGTTGCTTATAATGCTGAAAACAAGACTGAAACGGTTCAATTACTTCGAGCAGGATATAATATAACTTGCGATCTCTATTCTACTACATTTCCTGGATACGAACTGGATGAAAGCGGAAACCAGATTAAATCTATAGAATTAGAGGTTCTGGCAGACCAAAGCTTAGATGCCAGTGTCAAGGCAAGTGACCATTTGTATGCCTTAAACAAAGATAAAAATATGGAGGTTAAGGCTATTGAGTTAAAATTGGAACATCAAATGTCAAAACTCTCACTAGAGTTGACTTTGGGTAGTCAATATGAAGAGGAGCAAAATCCTGTCAAAGACATGCAGATTGTAGGAACTAAGAGAAAAGTAAAATGGTCAGATGGACATTCGTTTGTTAGTGATGACGCTTCTGCAGAGCCAATTATACCATATCTTGCGGGTTACACCAAGCCTACGGATGATTCCCCTAAAGCGAAAGTTTGTTATGAGGTGATTTTAGCTCCACAGACTGTTGAGGCAGGAAACTTTGGTGTTGAATTTAATGTTTTAGGCAAAACTTATCGTTGGTACAGTGATGCTGCTGTTAAATTGAAAGAAGGCACTCAATACACATTGCAACTGACGGCAGGAAAAGATCAGGCTAATCTTGTAGAAGTTACATCTAAGGCTTGGAATACAAAACACAAAAACGAAAATAATGAAAAAGTGGACAACAAGTCGGATATAGAAACCTTTTAA
- a CDS encoding fimbrillin family protein, translating into MKKKTYLFALMAMALTLGSCSDNENGIGGETSKYITVSTSIGNMTRVATDANGAQTFEEGDEISVYAWTGAPTVAPETSERVVNNAINKLTNGSWISTPQMLWKNNRDKHYFIGVYPTAVISDFTASEYKLDVTKQEDSDLLVAVNKDGISYNADEQQTVPLAFTHVMSKVIVNIQYRNQFGGKPTVESLVVKNAASDASVNLLTKTVTVATDAARTDISIPVIKENEKYESIMIPQSGITKIAVNINGKQYVYTHPTDIKLEGGKYTVVNLIVGRDEITLGNVSIADWGEGENINGGEAQTD; encoded by the coding sequence ATGAAAAAGAAGACTTATCTCTTTGCTCTGATGGCAATGGCTTTGACATTAGGCAGCTGTTCAGACAACGAGAATGGTATCGGAGGCGAGACCTCCAAGTATATCACCGTTTCTACCAGTATCGGCAATATGACCCGTGTTGCCACAGATGCGAATGGCGCTCAAACCTTTGAGGAGGGTGATGAAATCAGTGTGTATGCCTGGACAGGTGCCCCAACTGTAGCCCCTGAGACAAGCGAGCGAGTGGTGAATAACGCCATCAATAAGTTGACTAACGGTTCATGGATATCCACTCCACAGATGCTTTGGAAGAACAACCGTGACAAGCATTATTTCATCGGTGTCTATCCTACAGCAGTAATATCCGATTTTACAGCTAGCGAATATAAGCTTGATGTTACGAAACAGGAGGATAGCGACCTTTTGGTGGCAGTCAACAAAGATGGCATATCCTATAATGCCGATGAACAGCAAACGGTGCCATTAGCGTTTACTCATGTGATGTCGAAGGTGATAGTCAATATACAATATCGCAATCAGTTTGGTGGTAAGCCTACCGTAGAGAGCCTTGTTGTTAAGAATGCCGCATCTGATGCCTCTGTCAATCTCTTGACCAAGACTGTAACTGTAGCTACAGATGCTGCTCGCACCGACATCAGTATCCCTGTAATCAAGGAAAATGAAAAATATGAGTCTATCATGATACCACAATCAGGCATTACCAAGATTGCTGTTAATATAAATGGCAAGCAATATGTCTACACTCATCCTACTGATATCAAACTGGAGGGTGGCAAATATACGGTAGTAAATCTCATTGTAGGTCGTGACGAGATTACTCTTGGCAATGTAAGCATCGCTGATTGGGGCGAAGGAGAAAACATCAATGGTGGTGAAGCGCAAACAGATTAA
- a CDS encoding ATP-binding protein, with translation MKQKILERLGYSNRIERMLGRGMMIALTGQRRVGKSCVMRRIYNHIAENEENHVIYIDKEKTSFDMIANYQDLEAYVAANIVEGKENYLFIDEVQEISDFEKALLSIQSDDTCQIMITGSNAKMLSGELATRLRGRYIAYRIRGLCYEEFLTFHELKDDDASLNLYLQYGGLPQLRSLGLENTDLVEDYLDNVYNTIVLRDIIERENIRNIPLLRTLLKFVSDNIGKQFSATSIVKFLKSQNTETSAKMILTYLEYLSNAFIIDRVNRYDIHGKRLFELGDKFYFEDLGIRNHIIGGNRRFDIEKVMENAVYIHLCRMGYKVYVGQMYKAEIDFVAEKADSVAYVQVTYLLASEETVEREFGNLKLIKDSHPKYVISMDRLYGQTNIDGIKHIHLRDFLKMGGVI, from the coding sequence ATGAAACAAAAAATATTAGAAAGACTAGGGTATTCCAACCGTATCGAACGCATGTTAGGACGTGGAATGATGATTGCATTGACGGGCCAGAGGCGTGTCGGCAAGAGTTGTGTGATGCGGCGAATTTATAATCACATCGCTGAGAATGAAGAAAATCACGTTATCTATATAGATAAGGAGAAAACCTCATTTGATATGATAGCCAACTATCAGGATCTGGAGGCTTATGTAGCAGCCAACATCGTTGAGGGTAAGGAAAACTATCTGTTTATCGATGAGGTGCAGGAGATTTCTGATTTCGAGAAAGCACTCCTCAGTATCCAATCGGATGATACCTGCCAGATTATGATTACCGGCAGCAACGCCAAGATGCTTTCGGGCGAACTGGCAACTCGCCTGAGAGGCAGATATATTGCTTATCGCATTAGAGGACTCTGCTATGAAGAGTTCCTGACGTTCCATGAACTGAAGGATGATGATGCTTCCTTGAACCTGTATCTGCAGTATGGCGGGCTCCCTCAGTTGCGCAGTTTAGGATTGGAAAATACGGATTTGGTAGAAGATTATCTTGACAATGTGTATAATACGATAGTACTTCGTGATATCATAGAGCGAGAAAACATCAGAAACATACCATTGTTGCGAACGCTGCTGAAGTTTGTGAGCGATAATATCGGTAAACAATTCTCAGCAACGAGTATTGTAAAATTTCTGAAAAGCCAGAACACCGAAACGTCTGCCAAGATGATTCTCACGTATTTGGAGTATTTAAGCAATGCTTTTATTATCGATCGAGTTAACAGATACGACATTCATGGCAAGCGACTTTTCGAGTTAGGCGACAAGTTCTATTTCGAAGACCTGGGAATCAGGAATCATATTATAGGTGGCAACAGGCGTTTTGATATCGAAAAGGTGATGGAGAACGCTGTATATATCCATTTGTGCAGGATGGGGTATAAAGTATATGTTGGTCAGATGTATAAGGCTGAGATTGATTTTGTTGCCGAGAAAGCGGATAGTGTGGCGTATGTGCAAGTTACCTATCTGCTGGCTTCTGAGGAAACGGTAGAGCGTGAATTCGGCAATTTGAAATTGATAAAAGACAGTCATCCCAAATACGTGATTTCTATGGATAGGCTTTATGGTCAAACCAATATTGATGGCATTAAGCACATTCATCTGCGAGATTTTCTGAAAATGGGGGGTGTAATTTAA
- a CDS encoding IS256 family transposase, which yields MDNLEIDYKKAAQQLRSGEALFGKDGALAPLLERILNSALEGEMDAHLSEEERSSGNRRNGKMSKKVQTKYGEVTIETPRDRDGTFQPETVKKRETILANGMADQIIEMYAMGTSTRDISSYFEREFNTTLSADTISSITDRVLPEITAWKSRMLDPVYAICWLDAIHYKVKDENGRAVTRAIYNILGINKEGQKELLGMYVSKSEGANFWLEVLTDLQNRGVRDLLICCIDGLKGFPDAIQSVFPESSVQLCIVHQIRNSIKYVGSKHQKEFIKDLRTVYGAVNKDSAAANLDLLESKWGEMYPIVIKSWRDNWERLTEYFQYTPAIRKLIYTTNTVEGYHRQVRKVTKTKGVFPTDNSLEKLVYLAYRNIRKKWTMPLANWGQLSQQLAIKFGDRFKIM from the coding sequence ATGGACAACTTAGAAATTGATTACAAGAAAGCAGCTCAGCAGTTGCGTAGTGGTGAAGCCTTATTTGGCAAGGACGGAGCATTAGCTCCATTGTTAGAGCGTATTCTCAACTCAGCTCTCGAAGGTGAGATGGACGCTCATTTAAGTGAAGAGGAACGCTCTTCCGGCAACCGTCGTAATGGTAAGATGAGTAAGAAGGTTCAAACAAAATATGGTGAGGTCACTATAGAGACTCCTCGTGACCGAGACGGAACTTTCCAACCTGAGACCGTAAAGAAGCGTGAGACTATTCTTGCCAATGGCATGGCAGACCAGATTATTGAGATGTACGCCATGGGCACCAGCACACGTGACATCAGCAGCTACTTTGAGCGTGAGTTCAACACAACTCTATCAGCCGATACTATCAGCTCTATAACAGACCGTGTATTACCCGAAATCACCGCCTGGAAGTCTCGCATGCTCGATCCTGTATATGCCATTTGCTGGCTTGATGCTATCCATTATAAGGTAAAGGATGAGAATGGCAGAGCTGTCACACGAGCCATTTACAACATTCTTGGTATCAACAAGGAAGGCCAAAAAGAACTGTTAGGTATGTATGTGTCTAAGAGTGAAGGAGCTAACTTCTGGCTAGAAGTTCTTACGGATCTTCAGAACCGTGGTGTTCGAGACCTCTTGATTTGTTGTATTGATGGTCTCAAAGGCTTCCCAGATGCCATCCAAAGCGTATTTCCTGAGAGTTCTGTGCAGCTCTGTATTGTCCATCAGATACGCAATTCTATCAAGTATGTTGGCAGTAAGCATCAAAAGGAGTTTATCAAGGATTTAAGAACAGTATATGGTGCAGTAAACAAAGACTCCGCTGCTGCTAATTTAGACCTGTTAGAGTCTAAGTGGGGAGAGATGTACCCAATTGTCATCAAGTCATGGCGTGACAATTGGGAACGTCTGACAGAGTATTTCCAATATACTCCAGCCATCCGTAAACTCATTTATACGACCAATACGGTTGAGGGGTATCACAGACAGGTAAGAAAGGTCACAAAGACTAAAGGGGTCTTTCCTACGGATAATTCTTTGGAGAAGCTTGTGTACTTAGCTTACCGCAACATCCGTAAGAAATGGACTATGCCACTGGCAAATTGGGGACAACTTTCTCAACAATTGGCAATAAAATTTGGAGATAGATTTAAAATTATGTAA